One genomic segment of Impatiens glandulifera chromosome 6, dImpGla2.1, whole genome shotgun sequence includes these proteins:
- the LOC124942776 gene encoding WRKY transcription factor 71-like → MSNETRDFSYDDPFINSTTNHSSFTLNYDLDPQQFLTSFTNKYINYNNDTLSQGYNISPLLKTLVQDSPETPYNFTANSSICNSPSTDQSGGDEDEDKGKNIDHHDDDDGEDDKRSNKLLEEKGGKKKAEKKERQARFAFMTKSQIDHLEDGYRWRKYGQKAVKNTTFPRSYYRCTAQKCTVKKHVERSFQDPTVVITTYEGRHNHPIPSTLRGNGGGLMLQPPPPGLMLQSPATGGRLPELINNDLLMGQLFYGTNNGMSSSSQDQVSSFHHNHLPDYDNISQDMVSNMFLRQHHP, encoded by the exons ATGTCCAACGAAACCAGAGATTTCTCATACGATGATCCATTCATCAATTCAACAACAAATCACTCATCATTTACACTAAACTACGATCTTGATCCTCAACAATTCCTCACCAGCTTCaccaacaaatatattaattataataatgatacTCTTTCACAAGGGTATAATATTTCACCATTGCTGAAAACTCTAGTTCAAGATTCACCGGAAACTCCTTATAATTTCACTGCAAACTCTTCCATTTGTAATTCTCCTTCCACTGATCAGTCAGGCggcgatgaagatgaagataagGGCAAGAATATCGATcatcatgatgatgatgatggggaAGATGATAAgagatcaaataaattattaga AGAGAAAGGTGGGAAAAAGAAGGCAGAGAAGAAGGAAAGACAAGCTAGGTTTGCTTTCATGACTAAGAGTCAGATTGACCATCTAGAAGATGGTTACAGATGGCGAAAATATGGACAGAAAGCTGTCAAAAATACTACTTTTCCAAg AAGTTATTATCGATGCACCGCACAAAAATGTACGGTAAAAAAACACGTGGAGAGATCATTCCAAGATCCTACCGTAGTAATTACAACATACGAGGGTAGACACAACCACCCAATACCATCAACCCTAAGAGGAAATGGCGGCGGATTAATGCTACAACCACCACCACCTGGCCTTATGTTGCAGTCTCCGGCGACCGGCGGCCGACTACCGGAGTTAATTAACAATGATCTTCTAATGGGTCAACTGTTTTACGGTACCAATAATGGAATGAGTTCATCATCACAAGATCAAGTTTCATCCTTTCATCATAATCATCTTCCTGATTATGACAATATTTCTCAAGACATGGtttccaacatgtttctaaGGCAGCATCATccatga
- the LOC124944041 gene encoding mitochondrial inner membrane protease subunit 1-like encodes MSLKNPQLWIASAKEAWKLTFNVAKFFCAVHVVDKYICSIAWVHGPSMLPTFNLTGNLVLVDRISTRFGGLRSDDIVIVRSPVKPRGMITKRLIGMEGESINYVLDPKNRDECAKTVVPKGYVWIEGDNIYASRDSRLYGAIPYGLLQGKVIWKLWPPEDFGSVARRR; translated from the exons ATGAGTCTGAAAAACCCTCAACTCTGGATCGCTTCTGCAAAAGAAGCATGGAAACTCACTTTCAATGTAGCAAAATTCTTTTGCGCCGTTCACGTCGTTGACAAATACATTTGTTCAATCGCTTGG GTCCATGGTCCTAGTATGCTTCCAACGTTTAACTTAACTGGAAATTTGGTATTAGTTGATCGGATCTCGACTAGATTTGGTGGGTTGCGGTCTGACGATATCGTAATCGTGCGATCGCCTGTTAAACCAAGAGGTATGATTACCAAACGCCTTATTGGAATGGAGGGTGAGTCTATTAACTACGTTTTGGATCCCAAGAACAGAGATGAATGTGCAAAAACAGTG GTGCCAAAAGGGTATGTTTGGATTGAGGGTGATAATATATATGCTTCTAGGGATTCAAGATTGTATGGAGCTATTCCTTATGGTCTTCTTCAAGGGAAGGTTATTTGGAAG TTATGGCCACCTGAAGATTTTGGATCTGTTGCAAGAAGGAGATAA